The DNA window TCTCCCTCTTATCCAGGTCTCCCTCTTATCCAGGTCTCCCTCTTATCCAGGTCTCCCTCTTATCCAGGTCTCCCTCTTATCCAGGTCTccctcttggccaggtctccctctTATCCAGGTCTCCCTCTTGGCGAGGTCTCCCTCTTGGCCAGGTGTCCCTTGTAAAATAGGTCTTCTGACTTGCTGGATAATAAAAGTCTAAGTATATCACCACCATATTAATAAACATGTATGACCTTTGATCCTTGACCTTTAGGTGTGTACCCTGGTGTTCAGCTCCACCTACCAACCTGGTGACCCTGAGCTGACCTCTGTGATGGAATACAACGACGGTATCGTCCAGACCATCGCTAGAGGGGGACTAGTTGACATCTTCCCCTGGCTACGGGTAGGAGACTCGCAGggtcatacacagacacagacacatccGCACACACAACTGATACAAATAGGTGAACAGGTTGTTGAAACATGTACAATgccatgaaaaagtatttgcccccttcctgatatatcatttttttgcacatatgtttcagatcatcaaacaaatttaaatattacacaaagataacccaactaaacacaaaatgcagtttttaagtgataattttatttattaagggaaaaatctatctgaaccttcatggccctatgtgacaaagtaattACCCCCTAAACCTAATAATTGGTTTTGCCACCCTCACCACCCTCCgcagcaacaactgcaatcaagcgtTTGCGATAACTGGCAACGAGTCTTRcacatcgctgtggaggaattttggcccactcttctttgcagaattgttttaattcagccacattggaMGGTTTTCGAGCATAAACCGACTTTTtaaggtcacgccacagcatctcaatcggattcaagtccggactttgactaggccactccaaaaccttcattttgtttttttaagccattcagaggtggacctgctggtgtgttttggatcgttgtcctgttgcagaaCCCACGTGCCCTTCAGCTTGAGGTCACGACCTGGTGGCCCGTTATTCTCCTTCAGGATGTTTTGgtagagagcagaattcatggttccatcaatcacagcaagtcgtccaggtgctgaagcagcaaagcagaccatcacactaccaccatcatcacactacagcactacaggaaGAACAGGACAAGACagtgatcgtcctcgcagtggcagaccacgtgtaacaacacctgcacaggatcgatacaatacaatacctaacaatacaatacCTGGCTCAGACGGAGGGTGCAATGCTTCAAGCTCCGATAAAACAGGTTATTTGAttatttttctgtgtgttttctaGTGTATTTCTCATGTTCTTAAATAGTTGTTTCAATTACTAACATACACCCACTAACATACACCCGGGTAGAACTATTTGAATGCGAATCGTTTACTCCCACCGTCCCACCCGACCTTCCCAAATTCACGCGAGAAGGCAGACCAATGAGCTCGCCTTAATCGATGAGACCTCGGGCTACCTGGGAGTCCTGCCGGAGAGTAGGAAGCAGAGATGCCGACGGAGAGGCAGACATGGCGGGGTCTTAGTGAGATTAAGACGTCGGCGACCATCCTCTATTGCCGAGCAACTACTCCCCAATGTCCAAATCAATAGACGTCGGCGACCAGTCTCTATTGCCGAGCATACTACTCCCAATGTCCAAATCATTAAGACGTCGCGACCAGTCCTCTATGCCGAGCATACACTCCCAATGTCCAAATATTAAGCGTCGGCGACCAGTCCTCTATTGCCGACATACTACTCCCCAATGTCCAATCATTAATGAATAAACTTCAAGAGCTCAGAGCGAGGCTCTCAGAGGACATCAAAGATTCCTCATCCGACTTTCAGAGATTCTgcataaattatgtttttttttagatttctgtaagtctttagctgacagtctaggattcttcttaacctcattgagcattctgcgctgtgctcttgcagtcgtctttgcaggacagccacttCCCTAGGTAGTGGTGGACTTGacgaacatcaaggcttttagagatactttttgtaaccctttctagctttatgcaagtcaacaaattcttaatcttaggtcttctgagatctcttatGTTCGAGGCATGGtccacatcaggcaatgcttcttgtgaatagcaaactctaaTGTTGTGAAGTGTGTTTTATAGGGCAAAGCAGCTCtaacaacatctccaatctcgtctcattgattggactccaagttagctgactcctgactccaattagcttttggagaagtcattagcctagaggTTCACATTACTTTTTcaactacactgtgaatgtttaaagatgtattcaatataagacaagaaaaatacattaattgtgtgttattagtttaagcacactgtgtttgtctattgttgtgacttagatgaagatgcagatcaaatttgatgaccaatttatgcagaaatccaggtaattccaaaggttcacatactttttattgcCTCTGTAGGTCTGTATGGCAGGATGACTGGGCTGTACGACACTACCCTCCGtgtgccttatggtcagatgcccaACAGTTCCCATGTCTGTTAAGATATTGTTAAGGGGAGTAAGAGTACAAGGCGGTGATGCcaaccgtcaggatgctcttctGTCTGCGTTGTCCGTTTTGTCTTccattgtttgttgttgtttgtttatttcagccCCCGTCCACACCAGGAGCCTGATGCCTGGTTATCCTGAGTtcaaatataggttaaataaaataaaaccgaGACTCGGTGTTATGATATTTCCACGAGCAGCTCATAGATGAGACACGTTACAtgcatatgtaacggatgtgaaatggctagctagttagcgtggtgcgcgctaaatagcgtttcaatcggttacgtcactcgctttgagacctcgaagtagtggttccccttgctctgcaagagccgcggttttgtggagcgatgggtaacgacgcttcgtgggctgactgttgatgtgtgcagagggtccctggtttcgcGCCCGGGTTCAGGGCGatgggacggacgtaaagttaaactgttacattggtaCACGACGCAGCTCATAGATGAGACGTTACATGCATAGCAATACACTTACAAGAGTCACAGAATATCTtccccagtggaggctgctgatggggaGGACGAGCTATGAACAGGAATAAATGTAACGGTACCAAACACCAATTTCGTTCcagccgttattatgagccgtcctccatcagcagcctccactgattacCGCATGTGCAAGGCTGCNNNNNNNNNNNNNNNNNNNNNNNNNNNNNNNNNNNNNNNNNNNNNNNNNNNNNNNNNNNNNNNNNNNNNNNNNNNNNNNNNNNNNNNNNNNNNNNNNNNNNNNNNNNNNNNNNNNNNNNNNNNNNNNNNNNNNNNNNNNNNNNNNNNNNNNNNNNNNNNNNNNNNNNNNNNNNNNNNNNNNNNNNNNNNNNNNNNNNNNNNNNNNNNNNNNNNNNNNNNNNNNNNNNNNNNNNNNNNNNNNNNNNNNNNNNNNNNNNNNNNNNNNNNNNNNNNNNNNNNNNNNNNNNNNNNNNNNNNNNNNNNNNNNNNNNNNNNNNNNNNNNNNNNNNNNNNNNNNNNNNNNNNNNNNNNNNNNNNNNNNNNNNNNNNNNNNNNNNNNNNNNNNNNNNNNNNNNNNNNNNNNNNNNNNNNNNNNNNNNNNNNNNNNNNNNNNNNNNNNNNNNNNNNNNNNNNNNNNNNNNNNNNNNNNNNNNNNNNNNNNNNNNNNNNNNNNNNNNNNNNNNNNNNNNNNNNNNNNNNNNNNNNNNNNNNNNNNNNNNNNNNNNNNNNNNNNNNNNNNNNNNNNNNNNNNNNNNNNNNNNNNNNNNNNNNNNNNNNNNNNNNNNNNNNNNNNNNNNNNNNNNNNNNNNNNNNNNNNNNNNNNNNNNNNNNNNNNNNNNNNNNNNNNNNNNNNNNNNNNNNNNNNNNNNNNNNNNNNNNNNNNNNNNNNNNNNNNNNNNNNNNNNNNNNNNNNNNNNNNNNNNNNNNNNNNNNNNNNNNNNNNNNNNNNNNNNNNNNNNNNNNNNNNNNNNNNNNNNNNNNNNNNNNNNNNNNNNNNNNNNNNNNNNNNNNNNNNNNNNNNNNNNNNNNNNNNNNNNNNNNNNNNNNNNNNNNNNNNNNNNNNNNNNNNNNNNNNNNNNNNNNNNNNNNNNNNNNNNNNNNNNNNNNNNNNNNNNNNNNNNNNNNNNNNNNNNNNNNNNNNNNNNNNNNNNNNNNNNNNNNNNNNNNNNNNNNNNNNNNNNNNNNNNNNNNNNNNNNNNNNNNNNNNNNNNNNNNNNNNNNNNNNNNNNNNNNNNNNNNNNNNNNNNNNNNNNNNNNNNNNNNNNNNNNNNNNNNNNNNNNNNNNNNNNNNNNNNNNNNNNNNNNNNNNNNNNNNNNNNNNNNNNNNNNNNNNNNNNNNNNNNNNNNNNNNNNNNNNNNNNNNNNNNNNNNNNNNNNNNNNNNNNNNNNNNNNNNNNNNNNNNNNNNNNNNNNNNNNNNNNNNNNNNNNNNNNNNNNNNNNNNNNNNNNNNNNNNNNNNNNNNNNNNNNNNNNNNNNNNNNNNNNNNNNNNNNNNNNNNNNNNNNNNNNNNNNNNNNNNNNNNNNNNNNNNNNNNNNNNNNNNNNNNNNNNNNNNNNNNNNNNNNNNNNNNNNNNNNNNNNNNNNNNNNNNNNNNNNNNNNNNNNNNNNNNNNNNNNNNNNNNNNNNNNNNNNNNNNNNNNNNNNNNNNNNNNNNNNNNNNNNNNNNNNNNNNNNNNNNNNNNNNNNNNNNNNNNNNNNNNNNNNNNNNNNNNNNNNNNNNNNNNNNNNNNNNNNNNNNNNNNNNNNNNNNNNNNNNNNNNNNNNNNNNNNNNNNNNNNNNNNNNNNNNNNNNNNNNNNNNNNNNNNNNNNNNNACTTTGCTACAACACGAGTCGCGGGACCAAAACAGCCTTCTTGCTTCATACTCTTAGTTGTTGTGAAAATCTTGCCGATATYTTGTTGTGcatctcgctgagtctacctttaactaaAACTCTATCCTGTCTCTTCTGTAGTTTCTCCCCAACCAGAATCTGACCACGCTGACAGAGTGTATCGCCATCAGGGATCAGCTACTCAGCAGGAAACTAGAGGAACACAAGgtacacacaagcacgcacacacacacactccacaggaggttggtggcaccttaattagggaggaggGGCTTGTGGTATTGGCTGGAggggaatcagtggaatggtatcaaacacatggtttccatggtttccaggtgtttccatggtttccaggtgtttgatgtcatttcatttccagccattattataagccgtcctcccctcagcagcttccactgacACACAAaagcgcatgcacgcacacacacgcacgcaagcacacacacacacacacacacacacacacacacacacacacactgagggaaAGTGGACAAGGAAAGGAACCCATCCTACAGTATTGAGACACAGccttgacctctaacctctgatcCTCCGCAGGTGTCGCCGATCGGCGGGGAGCCCCGTGACCTACTGGACGCTCTGCTGCAGGGTCAGACAAGTTTCAAACATaaccaggggtcaggggtcagaggtcaggggttaggagcggagcaggaagaggaggggatCAGCGATGACCACGTCTTGATGACTGCGGCTGAAGCATTCGGAGCCGGAGTAGAAACCACCTCGACGACACTACTCTGGGTCCTGGCCTTCCTCCTGCACCACCCACAggtaggaaggagggaggaggaagaaggagagggggggactgggggaggagggagaaaaccAACTGAGAAAAATGAAGAGACAACGAGAGAAGTTATAGGAACACCGCAAGTTATATTCAAGAAATCTGCTCTCTACTGAACTGTCTCATCCATCCCCCTATCCCCCCAACCCAGGTCCAGGAGCGTGTGCAGAAGGAGCTGGATGAGGTGGTGGGTTGTGTAAGGAGTCCAGATGTGTCAGACCGCCCTCACCTGCCCTATCTGGACTCTGTCATCAATGAGGTCATGA is part of the Salvelinus sp. IW2-2015 unplaced genomic scaffold, ASM291031v2 Un_scaffold6265, whole genome shotgun sequence genome and encodes:
- the LOC112078788 gene encoding steroid 17-alpha-hydroxylase/17,20 lyase-like; protein product: VCTLVFSSTYQPGDPELTSVMEYNDGIVQTIARGGLVDIFPWLRFLPNQNLTTLTECIAIRDQLLSRKLEEHKVSPIGGEPRDLLDALLQGQTSFKHNQGSGVRGQGLGAEQEEEGISDDHVLMTAAEAFGAGVETTSTTLLWVLAFLLHHPQVQERVQKELDEVVGCVRSPDVSDRPHLPYLDSVINEVMRIRPVSPVLIPHTALTHSSIGGHSICKGSRVLVNMWAIHHDPEHWDQPEDFRPERFLDDKGQRFIPSCFMPFGAGPRVCVGESLARLELFLFVSGLLQRFSFSPAPGDSLPDLEGRLGVVLQPLRYTLTVTPRPGWEGVAGGGEGKGGEKTEVEGKRVGRAV